One Alligator mississippiensis isolate rAllMis1 chromosome 16, rAllMis1, whole genome shotgun sequence genomic region harbors:
- the LOC132246524 gene encoding maestro heat-like repeat-containing protein family member 2B — MDAAEGELRGLREELKAASPEAVLTSSCQMAKVTGKFLPSTQALDLVGTIMDGMLSASPTCATAAGHWFCAVLRENGDALLNEVPDILSTIFIRMPTMQERSMRGFLLEGVGILAMFHLEAVITSLLAKPLPMDSDTSELWRALGRDDVSTLHILRLLLEKIHYPAGTEGSPSEGTAALGPLAATCASLEMLTTMHSSSVLRELLPELLCALLEQVGHTVGQDMPMPTASIRRRQLQKGQVCTVGNPCRLSMETLACAISKGLGERVAADLSKAGTWPLLESPQTHHEGVCQLARTLLPLGVITPQFIGQVLKWASSPTENLRVTGTAFISQLMCDPVLEDQKLLKAVLSLLQQQARDTNNLVQQMAARGLGNIVYGAPEQLKTHQKAVVETLFQASFVPARPEIREEGTRALTRVFKHLGTDAGPLVEDAAMHIRPFFNHDNDGLHAVAFSLFGALAGCMKRRQAFYKNQVRQSLGTLLLHLEDPNPQVAKAREKPALLEGLCQAAQGHYSSPWPEIQMAAIQFTGILLEYAAPRSAGQIKVARLLSSLQTLGQDTSQEVQDVATQVAEAISKSPWGSILQEEENHGHTLPYITSLLCFGCLRPRSI, encoded by the exons ATGGATGCAGCAGAGGGGGAGCTGAGAGGTCTCCGGGAGGAGCTCAAAgctgccagccctgaggctgtgctgaCATCATCCTGCCAAATGGCGAAG GTCACTGGCAAATTCTTGCCCTCCACCCAGGCCCTTGATTTGGTGGGGACAATAATGGATGGCATgctttctgccagccccacgtgtgccacagcagcaggccacTGGTTCTGTGCAGTCCTGAGGGAGAATGGAGATGCCCTTCTGAATGAG GTGCCGGACATCCTGTCCACTATCTTTATACGGATGCCAACAATGCAGGAGAGGTCCATGCGAGGCTTCCTGTTAGAAGGCGTTGGCATTCTTGCCATGTTTCACCTAGAGGCAGTGATCACCAGCCTCCTTGCCAAGCCTCTGCCAATGGACAG TGACACCTCTGAGCTCTGGAGGGCCTTGGGGAGGGATGATGTCTCCACCCTCCATATACTCCGTTTGCTTCTGGAGAAGATCCACTATCCAGCTGGCACAGAGGGTAGCCCATCTgagggcactgcagccctgggacctCTCGCA GCAACATGTGCATCTCTGGAGATGCTGACTACCATGCACTCCAGCTCAGTCCTGAGGGAGCTACTCCCCGAGCTCCTGTGTGCTCTTCTAGAGCAAGTTGGCCACACCGTGGGGCAGGACATGCCGATGCCCACAGCAAGCATCCGGCGGAGGCAGCTGCAAAAGGGGCAGGTGTGCACAGTGGGCAACCCTTGCAG GCTTTCTATGGAGACCCTGGCCTGCGCTATATCAAAGGGCCTGGGGGAGAGAGTGGCTGCAGACCTTTCCAAAGCAGGAACCTGGCCACTACTTGAGAGCCCTCAGACACACCACGAGGGGgtgtgccagctggccag GACTCTTCTCCCACTGGGAGTAATAACGCCCCAATTTATAGGGCAGGTCTTGAAGTGGGCCAGTTCCCCAACGGAAAATCTCCGTGTGACTGGTACGGCCTTCATCAGCCAG CTTATGTGTGACCCAGTCCTTGAAGATCAAAAGCTCCTGAAGGCAGTCCTTTCTTTACTTCAGCAGCAAGCCAGGGACACAAATAACCTTGTCCAACAAATGGCAGCCAGAGGACTAGGCAACATCGTGTACGGTGCCCCTGAGCAG CTAAAAACCCACCAGAAGGCCGTCGTGGAGACCCTGTTCCAGGCATCATTTGTTCCTGCCAGGCCTGAGATCAGGGAGGAGGGCACGCGGGCACTCACCCGCGTCTTTAAACATCTGGGGACGGATGCGGGGCCCCTGGTTGAGGATGCAGCTATGCACATCAGGCCCTTTTTTAACCAT GACAACGACGGTCTTCACGCCGTGGCTTTCTCCCTCTTCGgcgccctggcaggctgcatgaaAAGAAGGCAAGCCTTTTATAAAAACCAGGTGAGGCAGAGCCTGGGAACACTCCTGCTTCACCTGGAGGACCCCAACCCGCAGGTGGCCAAG GCCAGAGAAAAACCTGCTCTTTTGGagggtctctgccaggcagcccagggacACTACTCAAGCCCGTGGCCAGAAATTCAGATGGCAGCCATCCAATTTACAG GTATCCTTCTGGAGTATGCTGCCCCCAGGAGTGCCGGACAGATAAAGGTTGCACGCCTGCTGAGCT CTCTGCAAACTCTGGGACAGGACACCTCCCAGGAGGTCCAAGATGTGGCCACTCAGGTTGCAGAGGCTATTTCTAAAAGCCCTTGGGGCAGCATATTGCAAGAAGAGGAAAACCATGGGCATACCCTTCCCTATATCACTTCATTGCTCTGTTTTGGGTGCCTAAGGCCCCGCTCCATTTAA
- the LOC132246599 gene encoding maestro heat-like repeat-containing protein family member 2B — MIHPAVGEQWRVKIPILLSTIEASGNPETSQDNVWWEHLLLKFLNMTLKSIADDAWSSQLSLELQHQTASYACSSPEKSFLYKALGTTLASCQDVAHVKSQLQKSLKGTDYMNASEREHVVTILAFSAEGHLDLTLGTMEDFGAALSKVQVSGIVGRLQDYHQGKRARTHRALILAYSRIAVHAPRTQLLPRVEHDLTRKVLQYYMTSCQVLGINFVNKDFMKEEPMDSLASHVRLRAMLAIKHLSKVKPSLNRDENRNILDDCLKCLLPLPAVQQLREEEWFWVL; from the exons ATGATCCACCCTGCTGTTGGAGAGCAGTGGAGGGTCAAGATTCCCATCCTGCTCTCGACTATTGAAG cttcaggaAATCCTGAGACCTCCCAGGACAATGTGTGGtgggagcacctgctgctgaag TTCCTGAACATGACACTGAAGAGCATTGCTGACGATGCCTGGAGCAGTcagctgagcctggagctgcagcaccagACAGCCAgttatgcctgctcctccccggaGAAG AGTTTCCTATATAAGGCACTTGGTACCACTTTGGCCTCTTGCCAGGATGTTGCCCATgtgaaatcccagctccagaAATCTCTGAAGGGCACAGATTACATGAACGCTTCTGAGAGAGAG CACGTTGTGACCATCCTGGCATTCTCAGCCGAGGGCCACCTGGACCTCACCCTGGGCACAATGGAGGACTTTGGTGCGGCTCTGAGTAAAGTGCAGGTGTCTGGGATAGTCGGCCGCCTGCAG GACTATCACCAAGGGAAAAGAGCCAGGACCCACAGGGCCTTGATACTGGCCTACAGCCGAATTGCTGTCCATGCCCCCCGAACACAGCTGCTCCCCCGCGTGGAGCATGATCTCACCAGGAAGGTCCTGCAGTATTACATGACCAGCTGCCAG GTGCTTGGCATCAACTTTGTCAATAAG GACTTCATGAAAGAGGAACCAATGGATTCCTTGGCCTCTCATGTTCGCCTCAGGGCCATGCTTGCCATTAAGCACCTGAG CAAGGTGAAACCCTCACTAAATCGGGATGAGAACAGAAACATCCTGGATGACTGCTTAAAAtgcctgctgcctcttccagctgttcagcagctgagggaagagg AATGGTTCTGGGTTTTGTGA